tttaataggTTGTccgttatataatttttcttgtcactACGAGAGCGTAACATTAATGAACTGAGGGAATGTCCTGCAACACGTGCCAAGTGAAATTTTCGTTCTTCGTGAAAGACGTAAGTGTCCGATGCTTCGTTCAATTTCAATAGGTTAATCCAGTCGTCGCTGAAGAGGAATCTgtcttgtttatttatttttatttttgctactCGCTCAGATCGGTTGCCCGGGCTGCGGCTATTCTTGCTGTAGAAAATGCCTCAAGTACAAATGCAATATTCCTGATGTAGGGAGAAGGAAAGTTTGCGGACGTTGTCACAACAAGCTAAGCAAAATGAAGAAATCGAGTCCCACGGATAATTCCGTGGACGGTGCTGTTACGCCTAACGTGAGCGATGAACCACTCGCGCCAATTGACATCACTATGAAGTGAGACGAATTGATTTTCCGCTGGATACTCACCGAGCAGTTTGATCGTTACACTTGAGATACGTCTAAGAATATGATGTTTTTTaacgttgaatattttattgcaggCTGAATTTGCTGGAGAATCCGGTAAAGCCTCCAATAGTGATATACAAACATACGAATCGCTGGGACAAACTCAAGGTGGGATTAGAGCCAGCTGATCAACAGATTGTGGACAGGCTACGAAAGCTGAAAGACGAGGAACGGAACATTCCATTGCCTACTGTCGAGGAGATAAAGCAAAGACTGGCGTTGTTGAAGGATCAAAGTCCAGAGGCCGGTGGAAGTAATGTCATAGATGTATGTATGTGAATGGAATGTGTGAATGTAGTTGAGTTAGATGGATttttaaggccattgcacgtttTAGTCTtgatcgtaaggccgtaagaaaatagaccacgCACAGTTCGAGCTcaagaagaataatcgactgtgcgtggtctattttcttacggccttacgattatgactaaaactttgttacgtgcaatggttTTTAttagtgcccatctacaataggtgttttaagccctaagccctaagaaattgaccaatcacagtcaattattcttctcaaattcaactgtgattgaacaatttcttaaggcttagggcttaaaacacctattgtagatgggcacttaTGAACTgattattaatcttaattacAGATACATCGGGTGGATACTAGAACGGATCAGGAAAAGGCGGATGATTTGATACAGGAGTACCTTGCGCAAATAGAACTACCTTCCACTAGCGATCTTTGTAAGGATTTTGAGAGACTCGACTTCTTACGGGATGACGGCGGTAAAACTGTAAgtgaattaaaattgtaaaactcgaaatataaaatcataaccGTCAATCTTGTTTCTTACAGCGTTTTGATCAAGGCTTGGAGGAAAAGATTAACACTTACAAGATTTTTGACAGAACAAACGATGATGTAGAGTTGATTAACAAAGTTTCAACTATGGCAGAAGCTTCGTCAATAGAGGTAGGTATTCGTGAATAACTGATAAATGCATACTTTCAGCGCTTTTCGTTTCTATTTCATTTTACAGTTAATATGAATTTGTTTTCCctgaaaatagatttttatccGTTCtgtgcaatatattataataatatataattatatattgaatttaataagtaattgTATTCAGtttctatgtaaaatttatgttgaaaaaattagacTTCTCCAAACGTGAAAGACGAGGATGGAGACGAGgatgaagatgaagatgaGGAAGAAAATGAGTGCGTCATGTGTTTCCGGAATGCGAATAAATTGGATCTATATAGATGCACAGGTTGTACTGGCGATCTCTACTGTCCCGCATGTTTCGAGAGTTCCCATGATGAAAGTGAAATGATTGACGAGCATAAGGCAGTTCGCTTTATCAAGAAAAATAAGGGAGATAAATTGTCTTCTGCAAAGATGAGCCTTATACAGAAACTATTGACGTCAGATAGTCAGAAGAACAATCACTGATAATCCATTACTGCGCATTATGCGAAAACATTCTTCAGAGACGACCTTATGATTTTACACTCATTTACAGCGTTAATTTAATCACACTTGAATGTTGTACGCACATGAGACTAAAATCGGAGAAACGCTCCtaacaaacatataaaatatttaaagatttctctAATCGCTTAATGCAGGTGATTCTTTCAGTCTCtgggaattaaaattacgctTTACCGCTCGCTTTTGGCTGTGTCGTT
This genomic stretch from Temnothorax longispinosus isolate EJ_2023e chromosome 9, Tlon_JGU_v1, whole genome shotgun sequence harbors:
- the LOC139818980 gene encoding abscission/NoCut checkpoint regulator isoform X1, whose amino-acid sequence is MSCNTCQVKFSFFVKDIGCPGCGYSCCRKCLKYKCNIPDVGRRKVCGRCHNKLSKMKKSSPTDNSVDGAVTPNVSDEPLAPIDITMKLNLLENPVKPPIVIYKHTNRWDKLKVGLEPADQQIVDRLRKLKDEERNIPLPTVEEIKQRLALLKDQSPEAGGSNVIDIHRVDTRTDQEKADDLIQEYLAQIELPSTSDLCKDFERLDFLRDDGGKTRFDQGLEEKINTYKIFDRTNDDVELINKVSTMAEASSIETSPNVKDEDGDEDEDEDEEENECVMCFRNANKLDLYRCTGCTGDLYCPACFESSHDESEMIDEHKAVRFIKKNKGDKLSSAKMSLIQKLLTSDSQKNNH
- the LOC139818980 gene encoding uncharacterized protein isoform X2, which codes for MKKSSPTDNSVDGAVTPNVSDEPLAPIDITMKLNLLENPVKPPIVIYKHTNRWDKLKVGLEPADQQIVDRLRKLKDEERNIPLPTVEEIKQRLALLKDQSPEAGGSNVIDIHRVDTRTDQEKADDLIQEYLAQIELPSTSDLCKDFERLDFLRDDGGKTRFDQGLEEKINTYKIFDRTNDDVELINKVSTMAEASSIETSPNVKDEDGDEDEDEDEEENECVMCFRNANKLDLYRCTGCTGDLYCPACFESSHDESEMIDEHKAVRFIKKNKGDKLSSAKMSLIQKLLTSDSQKNNH